The Macrobrachium nipponense isolate FS-2020 chromosome 1, ASM1510439v2, whole genome shotgun sequence genome includes a window with the following:
- the LOC135220011 gene encoding uncharacterized protein LOC135220011, which produces MANRPSDSRAEPPSRRRSRQLAGLTLENEDTSSPKPSTPELNRETCVASRGEGDRALNTANDPNIHDDRDPLREFCHGLTTQNSIVDQAPASDLGGSETVTQRGDGGGREASLELNLQNERDNNIVSILDYSAPVGSHIDIISAVQRNESIITKDVIRTFEKFKTYSGKIYLSLTISIEKLTDNDVETSRFYVNSPPALIEKARIHELFDVAIDYLTNVLEDRLSGCEGSGWRIYALEKLAVIYSRFKLVNIQKFIKFPKGLRGSHQIVNIESGYNCLITCLQAYKDLAENPRKRKDNLTRTVKTKIGNGKIDIKYDPSAEVNLNTLKEIERLNDFNIYIYKLSGVRTETSDKNKQTIHLFRRGGNPTSSHRVTLLIIGDDHVALIKNLIRFVYSFCNGSIPRKKKICGICYKCLTFFTSPDIEQCHTQMCCARTTVKYPDPGQFKSFKKVQALQKISHVAFLDLEAYNVNPGADEDPRIVTKQKAYAFCYVIVDARSGRYRKHRLGHGDDCINAMLDHLKKDWAEIQKAIPKYEIKMTTQSTQEHEKASHCQTCHEKFSGEVKKVRHHAHHIPEDNYAGALCSKCNIKIVDKPKTLRVFVHNLSYDICLILKESCPKIYFNVLKRDGGKYYSAQTGCIKFVDSGNMIRGSLASLSSTHISQDGSLKITRALLSSYPDEGKKLVLNTGKQFYPYDYVTGYEILNEPGIPPIASFNSKLSGEKMTAEGYEHVKKVWEAFKCKTLLDYSLLYLLMDVGLLADVYMSWRNAAFDQFKLDPAHYLTSTSLSLDAFLHSSEVCLPLISNGELYQLITSNIRGGFCSLVRRHAIASNPHVNPQFKEHDKQTYILYVDFTSLYPTVMSEYKMPLDVITELEPAELREFIGRDITTIDSQGEYGYFILCDTKKLRDDVAIDTDDFPLALHHMNIGKEHVSQYTSDLLSKFKVKLTKNNVKLVGTHLPMKNHLICLPLLQTLVKLGLEIESIKKVYKFRQDFYLRDYIMENAAQRAKETDPDKKNTIKILMNGLFGVTIKNSLNYATKTVVVSNKDSLLRNVSKHTYKSLDMIDEKRFIINHNRETVLADSPIYIGFSVLDLAKDKMYKFYYNVLRAHYGDRVQLLYMDTDSFFFSLETDDLTRELKGPLHQHLDLSNFPKTHPLYDSTRKGKLGLVKIETGAEYIREFVGIKPKVYSYLTETSRCNTLKGVKKATQKTISHEQYKEIIDKNEIFPMNQHSLLSVKGTMCLTKQKTALCPLEDKRYYIDAYNSYAYGHPEVERDMARRGRGKVITSINGKEGEVEEEKEEERKRKRKRRRRKW; this is translated from the exons ATGGCCAACCGACCAAGTGATTCAAGAGCCGAACCGCCGAGTAGGAGGAGATCCAGGcaattagctggtttgacgttagAGAATGAAG ACACTTCGTCACCGAAGCCTTCCACACCTGAACTAAATAGAGAGACTTGTGTAGCCTCGCGCGGTGAAGGGGATCGAGCTTTGAATACAGCAAATGATCCAA atATTCACGACGACAGGGACCCTTTGAGAGAATTTTGCCATGGGCTGACAACACAGAATTCCATCGTGGATCAAGCTCCTGCAAGTGACCTCGGAGGTTCAGAAACAGTGACGCAGCGGGGGGACGGAGGGGGAAGAGAAGCAAGCTTGGAACTGAACTTGCAAAATGAAAGAGATAACAATATCGTAAGTATTCTCGATTATTCCGCACCCGTTGGTTCCCACATAGACATAATAAGCGCAGTACAACGCAATGAAAGTATTATCACAAAGGACGTAATACGCACATTTGAGAAGTTCAAAACATACTCGGGTAAAATCTATCTGTCCCTTACAATCAGTATCGAGAAATTAACAGATAACGACGTTGAAACGAGTAGATTTTACGTCAACAGTCCACCGGCTCTTATTGAGAAAGCTAGAATTCACGAATTATTTGATGTAGCTATTGATTACCTCACCAATGTATTAGAAGACCGTCTCTCAGGGTGTGAGGGCTCAGGATGGCGGATTTACGCCTTGGAAAAATTAGCTGTAATCTACTCCCGCTTTAAACTGGTTAATATACAGAAATTCATTAAGTTCCCTAAAGGATTACGCGGCAGTCACCAAATTGTGAATATAGAATCGGGATACAATTGTTTAATAACCTGTCTACAGGCTTATAAAGACCTCGCCGAGAACCCTCGTAAACGTAAGGACAACCTCACTCGAACAGTAAAAACCAAGATTGGTAATGGGAAGATTGATATAAAGTATGATCCTTCGGCTGAAGTAAATTTAAATACTCTTAAAGAAATTGAGAGACTGAATGATTTCaacatctacatatataaattaagtgGAGTCCGCACGGAAACAAGTGATAAAAATAAGCAGACGATTCACCTCTTTAGGAGAGGAGGGAATCCAACCAGTTCACACCGCGTCACTCTCCTTATCATTGGTGATGACCACGTAGCCCTGATTAAAAATTTGATCCGCTTCGTGTATTCATTTTGCAATGGGTCAATACCCAGGAAAAAAAAGATTTGCGGCATTTGCTATAAGTGCCTGACATTCTTCACTTCTCCTGATATTGAGCAATGTCACACACAAATGTGCTGTGCAAGAACTACAGTGAAATACCCAGACCCTGGTCAATTCAAATCCTTTAAGAAAGTGCAAGCTCTCCAAAAGATATCTCACGTCGCTTTCCTCGATCTTGAAGCCTATAATGTTAACCCAGGCGCGGATGAAGATCCTAGAATTGTCACAAAGCAGAAGGCATACGCTTTTTGCTACGTGATTGTAGATGCCAGAAGTGGGAGGTATCGTAAACATAGGTTAGGCCATGGAGATGATTGCATCAATGCAATGCTGGATCATTTAAAGAAGGACTGGGCTGAGATACAAAAGGCGATCCCTAAGTACGAGATAAAGATGACCACGCAGTCAACACAAGAACATGAGAAGGCTTCCCACTGTCAAACGTGTCACGAAAAATTCAGTGGAGAGGTCAAGAAAGTTAGGCACCATGCGCACCATATCCCTGAAGATAATTATGCAGGTGCACTATGTAGTAAGTGTAATATTAAAATAGTTGACAAACCAAAGACTTTGAGGGTTTTCGTCCATAACCTCTCCTACGATATCTGTCTCATTTTGAAAGAGTCCTGTccgaaaatatatttcaatgtacTGAAGAGGGATGGCGGCAAATACTACTCCGCACAAACAGGATGCATTAAATTCGTTGACAGCGGAAATATGATTAGAGGGAGTTTAGCAAGTCTCTCCTCAACCCACATTTCTCAAGATGGTTCCCTTAAAATTACGCGTGCGTTATTATCCAGTTATCCGGACGAAGGTAAAAAACTTGTATTGAATACAGGAAAACAATtctacccttatgattatgtgactGGTTACGAAATTTTAAACGAACCAGGAATTCCTCCAATCGCAAGTTTCAATTCTAAGCTTTCGGGTGAAAAGATGACAGCTGAAGGTTACGAGCATGTGAAGAAGGTGTGGGAAGCATTCAAATGTAAAACTTTATTAGATTACAGTCTCCTCTACTTACTCATGGATGTAGGTTTACTCGCAGATGTTTACATGTCATGGAGAAATGCTGCATTTGATCAGTTCAAATTAGATCCCGCACATTATCTAACTTCCACTTCCCTCTCCTTGGATGCTTTTTTACACTCTTCTGAGGTATGCCTCCCACTCATCAGCAACGGAGAGCTATATCAATTGATTACATCCAATATCAGGGGAGGGTTCTGTAGTTTGGTGCGTAGACACGCCATCGCCTCAAACCCGCACGTTAATCCACAATTCAAAGAACACGACAAACAAACTTATATACTTTACGTAGATTTCACGTCCCTGTATCCGACAGTCATGAGTGAGTACAAAATGCCCTTAGATGTAATAACAGAGCTCGAACCTGCTGAATTAAGGGAGTTTATTGGAAGGGATATTACCACGATCGATTCACAGGGGGAATATGGATATTTTATTCTATGCGACACTAAAAAACTGCGGGACGATGTAGCAATAGATACAGATGACTTCCCACTTGCATTACATCACATGAATATAGGAAAGGAACATGTCTCCCAATACACAAGTGATTTGTTAAGCAAATTCAAAGTTAAACTAACGAAAAATAATGTTAAACTCGTAGGCACACATCTACCAATGAAGAATCACCTCATCTGCCTCCCGCTATTACAAACTCTCGTCAAGCTAGGCCTGGAAATAGAGAGTATAAAGAAAGTTTATAAATTTAGGCAGGACTTCTATCTTAGAGATTACATAATGGAGAATGCCGCACAAAGAGCTAAGGAAACTGACCCGGATAAgaagaatacaattaaaatccTCATGAATGGTCTTTTTGGTGTTACAATAAAGAATTCTCTAAATTACGCTACTAAAACCGTTGTAGTATCGAATAAAGACAGCTTGCTCAGAAACGTATCCAAACATACTTATAAATCACTCGATATGATCGATGAGAAACGATTCATTATTAATCATAACCGCGAGACTGTACTGGCAGATTCACCCATCTATATCGGTTTTAGTGTATTAGATCTCGCAAAGGATAAGATGTACAAGTTTTATTACAACGTACTGCGAGCTCATTACGGGGACAGGGTACAGCTACTCTATATGGATACTGACAGCTTCTTTTTCTCTCTAGAAACTGATGACCTCACACGCGAGTTGAAGGGGCCGTTACACCAGCATTTAGATCTCAGTAATTTCCCTAAAACTCATCCACTATACGACTCGACCCGGAAAGGAAAACTTGGTTTAGTAAAAATCGAAACAGGGGCGGAGTATATCAGGGAATTCGTCGGAATAAAACCAAAAGTGTACTCGTACCTGACAGAAACTAGCCGATGTAATACCTTGAAAGGAGTAAAAAAAGCAACGCAGAAAACAATATCTCATGAACAGTATAAAGAAATTATCGATAAAAACGAGATTTTCCCTATGAACCAGCACAGTTTACTGTCTGTTAAAGGGACGATGtgtttaacaaaacaaaaaacagctCTGTGTCCATTAGAGGACAAGAGGTACTATATTGATGCATATAATTCCTATGCGTACGGTCACCCTGAAGTAGAAAGAGATATGGCAAGGAGGGGACGAGGTAAGGTTATAACCTCCATTAATGGAAAAGAAggcgaggtggaggaggagaaggaggaggagaggaagaggaagaggaagaggaggaggaggaagtggtag